From a single Osmerus mordax isolate fOsmMor3 chromosome 14, fOsmMor3.pri, whole genome shotgun sequence genomic region:
- the LOC136956205 gene encoding thioredoxin-like — protein sequence MIIIIESKDHFDKALEEAGDKLVVVDFTATWCGPCQTIAPFFKKLSEEHTTVVFLKVDVDDAQDVAAFCDIKCMPTFHFYKNKKKVEEFSGSNQTKLEELVNNMK from the exons ATGATCATCATAATCGAGAGTAAG gatcacTTTGACAAAGCCCTTGAGGAGGCTGGAGACaagctggtggtggtggattTCACAGCTACATGGTGTGGGCCATGTCAAACCATCGCCCCCTTCTTCAAG AAACTGTCTGAAGAGCACACTACCGTGGTCTTTCTAAAGGTTGACGTGGACGACGCACAG GACGTAGCCGCCTTCTGTGACATCAAATGCATGCCAACATTCCACTTCTATAAGAACAAGAAGAAG GTGGAGGAGTTTTCTGGGTCCAACCAGACCAAGTTAGAAGAGCTGGTGAACAACATGAAGTGA